The following are from one region of the Oryzias latipes chromosome 12, ASM223467v1 genome:
- the LOC101159209 gene encoding protein FAM222A — MLACIQRRQNFSSQRLTCTPKSLNVPPPPLLLPAAPQQPCSQKGEPASVTSRYPSPAELDAFAQKTANSPLSIKIFPSDVRVPQHKQLNKTVNGLDTTGQRYSPYSQPHSRGYQGLLAVVKASVVVKGVVKTCEGRKTKHANSQTSVTPYNNPQTNGYVVRHGHKAYHISSCKPTDVPNETLCSTAGMASRDQSLAPQSELAEVQSLMRKISRVPHSQALQLGGEAGVSPSLQAVAAVAHSDSDFALGVPPQSSLAFAGTVPPAQGSDTAKCGYLERGDFTVWQPKAPMQQPYQHRAVRMYSAHNTQGHRAADAGVGQSPETCLPPPSSSQLPYRWHHGNVGAGLERASSSSLSCTPAQEEQAVGQYFAPLWDNQTSDCYTSQVLPTGSARPTDMELHLHHTNHHQIQQHPPLPLPHPQVYSADQNLCCGLPSFSLCHAAVLSSSLQSLECLISEIHPPCIKERMLGHGYEAIGMPQLLEHQPQNHIQLPVYR, encoded by the coding sequence GTGAGCCAGCCTCCGTGACATCTCGCTATCCCTCTCCTGCAGAGTTGGATGCTTTTGCCCAGAAAACCGCCAACAGTCCGCTGTCCATCAAAATTTTCCCATCGGACGTGCGGGTGCCACAGCATAAACAGCTCAACAAAACGGTTAACGGTTTAGACACGACGGGCCAGCGCTATAGCCCGTACTCGCAACCGCACTCGAGAGGCTATCAGGGTTTGCTGGCTGTAGTCAAAGCCTCTGTGGTGGTCAAAGGTGTGGTGAAAACCTGCGAGGGCAGGAAGActaaacatgcaaactcccagACGTCCGTGACCCCGTACAATAATCCTCAGACTAACGGCTACGTCGTCAGACATGGGCATAAAGCCTATCATATAAGCTCATGTAAGCCCACTGATGTACCCAATGAAACACTTTGTTCCACTGCAGGAATGGCCTCCAGAGATCAGAGCCTGGCCCCCCAGTCTGAGCTGGCAGAAGTTCAAAGCTTGATGAGGAAGATAAGTCGAGTTCCCCACAGCCAGGCCCTGCAGCTGGGGGGAGAGGCTGGCGTCAGCCCCTCGCTGCAGGCCGTCGCAGCGGTGGCCCATTCAGACTCAGACTTTGCTTTAGGCGTGCCGCCCCAGAGCAGTCTGGCGTTTGCTGGGACGGTTCCCCCCGCACAGGGCTCAGATACGGCAAAATGTGGATACTTGGAGAGGGGGGATTTCACTGTGTGGCAGCCAAAAGCTCCGATGCAGCAGCCCTACCAGCACAGAGCAGTGAGGATGTACAGTGCTCACAACACTCAGGGGCACCGAGCAGCAGATGCCGGCGTTGGCCAGTCTCCCGAAACCTGCCTCCCGCCACCATCCTCCTCACAGCTGCCATATAGGTGGCACCACGGAAATGTGGGTGCTGGGCTGGAGCGAGCCAGCAGCTCCTCCTTGAGCTGCACCCCGGCGCAGGAGGAGCAGGCGGTGGGGCAGTACTTCGCCCCTCTCTGGGACAACCAGACCAGCGACTGTTACACATCTCAGGTGTTGCCAACAGGTTCAGCCAGACCTACCGACATGGAGCTCCACCTCCATCATACTAACCACCACCAGATCCAACAgcaccctcctcttcctctcccccACCCCCAAGTCTACAGCGCAGACCAGAACCTCTGCTGTGGGCTGCCCAGTTTTAGCCTGTGCCACGCTGCGGTCCTCAGCAGCAGCCTGCAGTCTCTGGAGTGCCTCATCAGTGAGATTCACCCCCCCTGCATCAAAGAGCGAATGCTTGGCCACGGGTACGAAGCCATAGGGATGCCTCAGCTGCTGGAGCACCAACCGCAAAACCACATCCAGCTGCCAGTGTACAGATAG
- the LOC101164488 gene encoding glycolipid transfer protein, producing MAVLLQSQFDELPPDKSIDTKIFLENVSNIPTFFDCLGSKVFTVIKSDITGNITKIRAVYVKDPAKYATLQDILVAEREAHGAEWPNVGATLALMWLKRGLRFIQVLLQSLADGERDENNPNLIRVNVTKAYESSLKRYHGWIVQKIFNAALLAAPYRSNFLKALSKGEEVTEEDCFANVRQFLVNYSCVVDAIYEMYTNLNAELDYTV from the exons ATGGCAGTTCTACTTCAAAGTCAGTTCGACGAACTTCCTCCCGACAAGTCGATTGACACGAAGATCTTTCTAGAAAATGTCTCCAACATCCCGACGTTTTTCG ATTGTTTGGGATCAAAAGTGTTTACGGTCATCAAATCAGACATTACCGGCAACATAACG AAAATAAGAGCAGTTTATGTGAAGGATCCTGCAAAGTACGCCACCCTGCAGGACATCCTTGTGGCAGAGCGAGAAGCTCATGGAGCGGAATGGCCAAATGTTGGAGCCACGTTAGCTCTCATGTGGCTGAAGAG GGGTCTCCGTTTCATTCAGGTACTCCTGCAGAGCTTGGCTGACGGAGAAAGAGATGAGAACAACCCTAACCTGATCCGGGTCAATGTCACCAAAGCCTATGAATCCTCTCTGAAGAGATACCATGGATGGATCGTTCAAAAGATTTTCAAT GCAGCACTGCTTGCGGCTCCCTACAGATCAAACTTCCTAAAGGCCCTGTCGAAAGGGGAAGAAGTCACGGAGGAGGACTGTTTTGCAAACGTGCGTCAGTTTCTGGTTAATTACAGCTGCGTTGTGGATGCCATCTATGAGATGTACACAAATCTGAACGCAGAGCTGGACTACACTGTTTAA